A single window of Nitrospirota bacterium DNA harbors:
- the coaBC gene encoding bifunctional phosphopantothenoylcysteine decarboxylase/phosphopantothenate--cysteine ligase CoaBC, translating into MLKNKHIILGVTGSIAAYKALSLLRQLKSTGASVTVVMTESAQKFVTPLSFQILSGQKVHTDIFPPSFEMSHITLADQVDLIVVAPATANCLAKMASGLADDLLSALILASSAPVILVPAMDGEMWTKPVTRDNVTSLLKQGFQFIWPEKGLLASGKFGEGRFASEAVILNEIELFFNKKSDLASKKVCITSGPTLEPIDPVRFISNRSSGKMGFALAQEALNRGARVTLISGPTALETPTGIEAIFVETGEQMAEAVSKVFPTADIVIMAAAVADFKVDHPSTVKIKKSQEKMALKLVKTRDILAELGKSKAKQILVGFAAETESFDEAPLKKLKEKNLDLIVANNVTLKGAEFGSDTNIVVFFDREGKKDQFPLLSKKKVAENIFDKILTLAS; encoded by the coding sequence ATGTTAAAAAACAAACACATCATATTGGGAGTAACGGGAAGCATAGCGGCTTATAAAGCGCTTTCCCTCCTCCGCCAGTTAAAATCGACGGGTGCTTCTGTTACCGTGGTCATGACTGAATCGGCTCAAAAATTTGTGACCCCCCTCTCTTTTCAGATTTTATCCGGTCAAAAAGTCCATACGGATATTTTTCCGCCTTCCTTTGAAATGTCCCATATTACGCTGGCCGACCAGGTCGACCTTATCGTGGTGGCTCCCGCTACAGCAAACTGTCTTGCCAAAATGGCATCTGGTCTGGCCGACGACTTATTAAGCGCCTTAATTCTCGCTTCGTCTGCCCCGGTGATTCTTGTTCCCGCCATGGATGGAGAGATGTGGACAAAGCCAGTGACACGGGACAACGTAACATCTTTGTTAAAGCAAGGCTTTCAGTTTATCTGGCCGGAAAAAGGGTTGCTGGCGTCGGGAAAATTTGGGGAAGGACGGTTTGCCTCGGAGGCGGTTATCCTGAATGAGATCGAGCTTTTTTTTAATAAAAAAAGTGATTTGGCCTCAAAAAAAGTGTGCATTACCTCAGGGCCCACTCTTGAGCCCATTGATCCGGTTCGTTTTATTTCAAACCGTTCTTCCGGAAAAATGGGATTTGCTTTGGCCCAGGAAGCGCTCAATCGGGGCGCCAGGGTTACGTTAATTTCTGGTCCCACCGCCTTAGAAACACCAACCGGGATCGAGGCTATTTTTGTCGAAACGGGAGAACAGATGGCAGAAGCTGTTTCTAAGGTTTTTCCAACGGCTGATATTGTGATCATGGCCGCTGCAGTGGCAGATTTTAAAGTCGATCATCCTTCAACCGTTAAAATTAAGAAAAGTCAGGAGAAAATGGCGCTTAAACTGGTAAAAACAAGAGATATTCTCGCCGAATTGGGGAAATCAAAAGCCAAACAAATTTTGGTGGGTTTTGCGGCGGAAACGGAATCTTTTGATGAGGCCCCTTTGAAAAAACTTAAGGAAAAAAATCTTGATTTGATCGTCGCGAACAATGTGACTCTAAAAGGGGCAGAGTTTGGTTCAGATACTAATATTGTTGTGTTTTTCGACCGCGAAGGAAAAAAAGACCAATTTCCGCTTCTTTCAAAAAAAAAAGTTGCCGAGAATATTTTTGACAAAATTCTCACTTTGGCATCTTAA
- the accB gene encoding acetyl-CoA carboxylase biotin carboxyl carrier protein, giving the protein MNIDEIKEIIAVLKNSGIVEFELEKAGVKVRIKRGKEAWVGSNENDASGNRNPFSGENKAAGQERPAQEVKNLQNKTLIKSPIVGTFYRSPSPDAEPYMEVGSIVKKGQIVCIIEAMKLMNEIESETDGKVVEILAENAHPVEYGEPLFVLEPI; this is encoded by the coding sequence ATGAACATCGACGAGATTAAAGAAATCATTGCAGTGCTGAAAAATTCCGGGATTGTAGAATTTGAGTTGGAAAAAGCCGGTGTTAAAGTGAGGATAAAAAGAGGTAAAGAGGCGTGGGTCGGCTCCAACGAAAATGACGCGAGCGGAAACAGGAACCCTTTCTCCGGGGAGAACAAGGCCGCGGGTCAAGAACGTCCTGCACAGGAGGTAAAAAACCTCCAAAACAAAACTTTAATTAAATCTCCAATTGTCGGAACTTTTTATCGATCTCCTTCTCCAGATGCGGAGCCCTATATGGAAGTCGGGAGTATTGTTAAAAAAGGCCAAATTGTCTGCATTATCGAAGCGATGAAACTGATGAACGAAATCGAATCGGAAACCGATGGAAAAGTCGTTGAAATCCTGGCTGAAAACGCGCATCCCGTCGAATATGGCGAACCTTTGTTTGTCCTTGAACCCATTTAA
- a CDS encoding tetratricopeptide repeat protein, with translation MAEKPMGILSPEIEKLSEKLQKDPNSKVFFNLAEEYYKAGMLDEALTVLSPGLKANPNYLSAKVLLGKIYSDQQKTKESKEVFEQILKINPDNIIANKKLSTIYFNESLYQEAENCCNQILFFNARDTEALTLLQKIKEAKQSSLKKSAGPNDVVSPLKVDEPMISAARKEPNDSSQDGKAFPNHPLAAIPSNEFVSQTPLQKSIPPPPPSVPEPVDFLSLKGENLVVSKISEAKSSNVYPPKEIEKGINFSDVMKEEEIKPPADTLNRSEASKEGKKPGSPKENQEHLDTIALAELYVKQGHYDQGIQIYQKFLDQDPYNETLRQQLEDAKTIGSLLGIKDKSKKIEEEILQTILPEDPLKQKQSVSNISKISPQEGSGGKMLNPKKEAKINRIKQWLETLKKAHL, from the coding sequence ATGGCTGAAAAGCCCATGGGAATTTTATCCCCTGAAATTGAAAAGCTCAGCGAAAAGCTCCAGAAAGATCCCAATTCGAAGGTTTTTTTCAACCTTGCGGAGGAGTATTATAAAGCTGGAATGCTGGACGAAGCCTTAACCGTTTTAAGTCCAGGGTTAAAGGCGAATCCAAATTATTTAAGCGCCAAAGTCTTATTAGGAAAAATTTATTCGGACCAACAAAAAACAAAAGAATCAAAAGAAGTCTTTGAACAGATTCTTAAGATTAATCCTGACAATATTATCGCCAATAAGAAACTTTCTACAATTTATTTTAATGAAAGTTTATATCAGGAAGCGGAGAATTGTTGTAATCAAATTCTTTTCTTTAATGCCAGGGATACCGAGGCCTTAACGCTCCTTCAAAAAATAAAAGAAGCCAAACAGAGTTCTTTAAAAAAATCGGCAGGACCCAACGACGTTGTTTCTCCTCTCAAAGTTGATGAACCCATGATTTCGGCCGCGAGGAAAGAGCCGAATGATTCTTCACAAGACGGCAAGGCTTTTCCCAATCATCCCCTTGCAGCAATACCTTCCAATGAGTTCGTTTCGCAGACTCCTCTGCAAAAATCAATACCTCCACCGCCTCCCTCTGTCCCAGAACCTGTTGATTTCTTGAGCTTAAAAGGGGAAAATCTTGTGGTTTCGAAAATTTCGGAGGCCAAATCATCAAACGTTTACCCGCCGAAAGAAATCGAAAAAGGGATCAACTTTTCGGATGTTATGAAGGAGGAAGAAATTAAGCCTCCTGCAGACACCCTAAACAGGTCCGAGGCCTCAAAGGAAGGAAAAAAACCAGGCAGTCCAAAAGAAAACCAGGAGCATCTTGATACGATCGCGCTGGCTGAGCTTTACGTCAAACAGGGTCATTATGATCAAGGAATTCAGATTTACCAAAAGTTTTTGGATCAAGACCCGTATAATGAGACCCTCCGCCAACAGCTAGAAGATGCAAAGACTATTGGGAGCCTTTTGGGGATCAAAGATAAATCAAAGAAAATTGAAGAAGAAATTCTTCAAACGATTTTACCGGAGGATCCTTTAAAACAAAAACAAAGTGTTTCCAATATTTCGAAAATTTCCCCGCAAGAGGGTTCGGGGGGAAAAATGTTGAATCCGAAAAAAGAGGCAAAGATCAACCGGATAAAACAGTGGCTTGAAACCCTCAAAAAGGCACACCTATGA
- a CDS encoding YicC family protein — translation MIKSMTGYGKAEFPINESKFDVELKSVNHRFCEISLSNIPPGLSYLESKIRKLIAARFGRGHFYLSFHLTSLSEEGFSRGPFFDFDVVKQCFDALADLKKKLRIAEDVSLSHLLKFQDVFVQKKPPIDFKSVGENMDALLEKAMADLEKMRTEEGSALGKNIIFHLGLLKNKIKEIEGSRESVIQNYQNRLQKKIDELKGTIEVDPQRIAHEVVLFSDRMDILEEMTRLQSHIAQFYTMVNGDGPAGRGMDFLLQEMHREMNTIVSKIGGSSATIFIKQELEILREQVQNIE, via the coding sequence ATGATCAAAAGCATGACGGGTTACGGGAAAGCTGAATTTCCAATAAATGAAAGCAAATTTGATGTAGAACTCAAATCTGTCAATCATCGTTTTTGTGAAATTTCCCTATCGAATATTCCCCCGGGTCTGAGTTATTTAGAGTCGAAAATTAGAAAACTCATTGCGGCGAGATTTGGCCGGGGGCATTTTTATCTTTCTTTTCATCTTACTTCTCTATCGGAGGAGGGTTTTTCAAGAGGGCCTTTTTTTGATTTCGACGTTGTGAAACAGTGTTTTGATGCCCTGGCGGATTTAAAAAAAAAGCTCCGAATCGCGGAAGACGTGTCCTTGTCCCATCTGTTGAAGTTTCAAGATGTTTTTGTCCAAAAAAAGCCTCCCATAGACTTCAAGTCGGTGGGAGAAAATATGGATGCTCTTTTGGAAAAGGCCATGGCGGATCTCGAAAAAATGAGGACCGAAGAAGGGAGCGCCCTTGGGAAAAACATTATTTTTCATTTAGGGTTGCTTAAAAACAAGATTAAAGAAATCGAGGGATCGAGAGAATCCGTCATCCAAAATTATCAAAACCGCCTTCAAAAGAAAATCGACGAGTTGAAAGGCACGATAGAGGTAGATCCCCAGAGAATCGCTCATGAAGTGGTTTTGTTTTCGGACCGGATGGATATTTTAGAAGAAATGACAAGGTTACAAAGCCATATCGCACAGTTTTATACGATGGTAAACGGAGACGGACCTGCAGGAAGGGGAATGGACTTTTTGCTTCAGGAAATGCACCGTGAAATGAATACGATTGTTTCGAAAATCGGGGGATCTTCAGCTACAATTTTCATTAAACAAGAGCTTGAAATCCTTCGAGAACAGGTTCAGAATATCGAATAG
- the aroQ gene encoding type II 3-dehydroquinate dehydratase, whose translation MKKKQILILHGPNLNLSGQREPGIYGRTSLEEINKKITEEATRLGADVKIHQSNSEGDLIGFIQKAIGVYQAMVFNPGGYTHTSIALRDAISASLIPTVEVHLSNIYNREAFRQHSMIAPVSMGQISGFGLYSYLLGLQAAVYHLNQTNQA comes from the coding sequence ATGAAAAAAAAACAAATTCTCATCCTTCACGGTCCGAACCTTAATTTATCCGGTCAGCGGGAACCCGGGATTTACGGTCGAACGAGCCTTGAAGAGATCAATAAGAAAATTACTGAGGAGGCGACTCGATTGGGGGCGGACGTTAAGATCCATCAGTCAAACTCCGAAGGAGACCTCATCGGCTTCATTCAAAAGGCAATTGGGGTCTATCAGGCAATGGTCTTTAATCCGGGAGGTTATACCCACACCAGTATTGCCCTTCGTGATGCGATTTCGGCTTCTTTAATACCAACAGTTGAAGTTCATCTCTCGAACATTTATAATAGAGAAGCATTTAGGCAGCACTCGATGATCGCACCGGTTTCTATGGGTCAAATTTCAGGGTTCGGGCTTTATAGCTATCTTTTAGGCCTTCAGGCCGCAGTTTACCATCTTAATCAAACGAATCAAGCGTAG
- a CDS encoding roadblock/LC7 domain-containing protein, which yields MSFSEILKKVVEDADHAIGAAVVANDGIVVEEYKKDPSIDLYVLGAEFCKTFKEFKEKTDFLQKGSPVEFSVLTESLILIFKKINNDHFLILVLESEGNFGKGRFLIKREMGQLITEFQ from the coding sequence ATGAGTTTTTCCGAAATTTTGAAGAAAGTTGTCGAAGACGCGGACCATGCTATAGGCGCTGCTGTTGTCGCAAATGACGGAATTGTCGTTGAAGAATATAAAAAGGATCCTTCCATCGATCTTTATGTTCTGGGCGCCGAGTTTTGTAAAACCTTTAAAGAATTTAAAGAGAAGACAGATTTTCTTCAGAAGGGGTCTCCAGTCGAGTTTTCTGTTTTAACCGAGTCCCTTATTCTGATTTTTAAGAAAATAAATAACGATCATTTTTTGATTTTAGTTCTTGAATCCGAAGGAAATTTCGGCAAAGGCCGTTTCCTGATCAAACGGGAAATGGGCCAGTTGATCACCGAATTCCAATAA
- the gmk gene encoding guanylate kinase, whose protein sequence is MNEGSNKQGQLIIVSAPSGAGKTSLCKKVVEQVKDVKISISYTTRSCRNGEVEGQDYYFIDKAQFRAMIENNEFLEYAEVHGNLYGTSRNQLMTLQKQGYDLLLDIDSQGAMQLKKKYKEGVYVYILPPSFEILKSRLMERNSDSPEEIAKRLKKAREEIWNYREYYYLIINDEFKEAIEDLKSIILAERIKMRRMNFSWIEETFIKVKEGV, encoded by the coding sequence ATGAACGAGGGGAGTAACAAACAAGGGCAACTCATTATTGTTTCTGCGCCGTCCGGCGCCGGGAAGACCTCATTATGCAAAAAAGTGGTTGAACAGGTTAAAGATGTTAAAATTTCGATTTCCTATACCACCCGGAGTTGTCGAAACGGCGAGGTTGAAGGACAGGATTACTATTTTATCGATAAAGCCCAGTTTAGAGCGATGATTGAAAACAATGAGTTTTTGGAGTACGCCGAAGTCCATGGAAACCTGTATGGAACTTCACGCAATCAGTTGATGACGCTTCAAAAACAGGGGTATGACCTTCTTTTGGATATCGACTCACAGGGAGCGATGCAATTAAAAAAAAAATATAAGGAAGGCGTTTATGTTTATATTCTCCCCCCTTCTTTTGAAATTTTAAAATCCAGGCTCATGGAAAGAAATTCCGATTCCCCGGAAGAAATTGCTAAACGATTGAAAAAAGCGAGAGAGGAAATTTGGAATTACAGGGAGTATTATTATTTAATTATCAATGACGAATTTAAAGAAGCCATAGAGGATCTAAAGTCCATCATTCTTGCGGAACGAATTAAAATGAGACGCATGAACTTTTCATGGATCGAAGAAACTTTCATTAAAGTCAAAGAAGGAGTTTAA
- the accC gene encoding acetyl-CoA carboxylase biotin carboxylase subunit produces MFKKILIANRGEIALRIIQACKEMGIKTVAIHSEADSSSLHVRFADEAVCVGPADGALSYRNIPNVLSAAEFTDSEAIHPGYGFLAESAYFSEVCESAGIKFIGPSAEAISLMGNKAKAREIMIKNGIPVIPGSEGKLTGEDNAVETAKKIGYPLIIKASSGGGGRGMRVVNKPDDLLNAFHVAQAEALSAFGDDSVYMEKFFLEPRHIEIQVLADEKGHIVHLGERDCSIQRRHQKIIEETPSPVVDEATRNEMGRIAVDIVDSIGYVNAGTIEFLMDSDQKFYFIEMNTRIQVEHPITEMVTGVDLIREQIKIAAGRSLELKQSQIKRKGHSIECRINAESPDTFKPCPGLITLFRAPGGLGVRVDSGAYSGYTVPPYYDSLIAKLIVWGENRTEAIMRMRRALDEFMIEGIQTTIPLHQKIFQDPGFIKSKYATNYLEKLFANSH; encoded by the coding sequence ATGTTTAAAAAGATTTTAATAGCCAATCGTGGTGAAATAGCGTTACGGATAATCCAGGCCTGCAAGGAAATGGGGATCAAAACTGTCGCTATTCATTCGGAGGCAGATTCCTCTTCTCTTCACGTTCGGTTTGCCGATGAGGCTGTTTGTGTCGGACCGGCAGACGGCGCTCTCAGTTATCGAAATATTCCAAATGTTTTAAGCGCGGCTGAATTTACAGACTCGGAGGCCATCCATCCCGGATACGGTTTTCTTGCGGAAAGCGCGTATTTTTCAGAGGTTTGTGAATCAGCAGGCATAAAATTTATAGGTCCCTCCGCCGAGGCGATTTCTTTGATGGGCAATAAAGCGAAAGCCAGAGAAATCATGATTAAGAACGGAATTCCAGTCATTCCTGGAAGCGAAGGAAAATTAACAGGAGAAGATAACGCCGTTGAAACAGCAAAAAAAATAGGCTATCCCTTGATTATCAAGGCTTCTTCCGGTGGAGGCGGCCGGGGCATGCGGGTCGTCAACAAACCGGACGATCTCTTAAACGCGTTCCATGTGGCGCAGGCAGAGGCTCTTTCGGCGTTCGGAGACGATAGCGTTTACATGGAAAAATTTTTCCTGGAGCCCAGGCATATAGAAATTCAAGTTCTTGCGGATGAAAAAGGCCATATTGTCCATCTGGGGGAGAGGGATTGTTCGATCCAACGCCGGCATCAAAAAATTATTGAAGAAACCCCTTCTCCTGTTGTCGACGAAGCGACTCGAAATGAAATGGGTCGAATTGCCGTGGACATTGTCGATTCCATTGGATATGTCAATGCAGGGACGATTGAGTTTCTAATGGATAGTGATCAGAAGTTTTATTTCATCGAGATGAATACCCGAATTCAGGTTGAACATCCTATTACGGAAATGGTAACAGGAGTTGACCTGATTCGAGAACAAATAAAAATCGCGGCGGGACGGTCCCTGGAATTAAAACAAAGCCAAATTAAAAGAAAAGGGCACAGTATTGAATGCAGAATTAATGCTGAATCACCCGATACGTTTAAACCCTGTCCGGGCTTAATTACTCTTTTTCGCGCTCCGGGCGGTCTGGGGGTTCGGGTCGATTCCGGAGCCTATTCCGGGTATACCGTCCCGCCTTATTACGATTCTTTGATTGCGAAACTAATTGTATGGGGAGAAAATCGGACAGAAGCGATCATGCGGATGAGAAGAGCCCTGGATGAATTTATGATCGAGGGGATTCAAACCACGATTCCTTTGCATCAAAAAATATTTCAGGATCCCGGTTTTATCAAAAGCAAATATGCCACTAATTATCTGGAAAAATTATTTGCAAATTCCCACTAA
- the efp gene encoding elongation factor P, translated as MISTTDFRGGIKIEYNGEPYEIIEFQHVKPGKGAAFAKTKMKNLKTGNVLERNFRSGEKFDAPDIEEKEMQYLYEEAKNYYFMDVKNYEQLFVPEHQMGGAQNFLKENMFAKIIFYKGQALSVEPPMFVELKIVETPPGVKGDTATGGSKQAKVETGASIKVPLHLEEGTVIKVDSRTGTYIERVSK; from the coding sequence ATGATTTCAACCACGGATTTCAGAGGCGGGATCAAAATAGAATATAATGGAGAGCCCTACGAAATCATTGAATTTCAGCACGTTAAACCGGGAAAGGGTGCGGCTTTTGCCAAAACTAAAATGAAAAATCTCAAGACCGGAAATGTTCTGGAGCGCAATTTCCGTTCCGGTGAAAAATTTGACGCTCCCGATATTGAAGAAAAAGAAATGCAATATCTTTATGAGGAAGCGAAGAATTATTATTTTATGGATGTAAAAAATTACGAGCAATTGTTTGTCCCCGAACATCAGATGGGGGGGGCGCAAAATTTTTTGAAAGAAAACATGTTTGCTAAAATTATTTTTTATAAAGGACAGGCCTTGTCCGTTGAACCTCCTATGTTTGTGGAACTTAAAATCGTCGAGACGCCTCCCGGTGTTAAGGGAGATACCGCGACCGGGGGATCCAAGCAGGCAAAGGTAGAAACGGGAGCGTCGATTAAAGTTCCCCTCCATTTAGAGGAGGGAACCGTGATCAAGGTGGATTCAAGAACAGGAACCTATATCGAACGTGTATCGAAGTAA
- the rpoZ gene encoding DNA-directed RNA polymerase subunit omega, whose product MLDIISLPIVIENKKIDSRHRLVIIAAQRAKQIIEAPTAPIDTRYEKATSVSVEEILENKVVFFTGKEARQAQKEAKRVREEEMKTQAMIAKEGEMVTEIKKDLSVYVDDSLVKEPEGD is encoded by the coding sequence ATGTTAGATATCATATCTTTACCTATTGTGATTGAGAATAAAAAAATTGACAGCAGACACCGTTTGGTTATTATCGCGGCCCAGCGGGCAAAACAGATTATCGAGGCTCCTACGGCCCCTATCGATACAAGGTATGAGAAAGCAACGAGTGTTTCCGTAGAGGAAATCCTGGAGAACAAAGTTGTTTTCTTCACCGGTAAAGAGGCTAGACAGGCCCAAAAGGAAGCCAAAAGGGTGAGAGAGGAAGAAATGAAAACACAAGCCATGATCGCGAAAGAAGGGGAAATGGTGACTGAAATTAAAAAAGATCTCAGTGTCTATGTCGATGATTCGCTTGTTAAAGAGCCGGAAGGAGACTAG